In a single window of the bacterium BMS3Abin14 genome:
- a CDS encoding sporulation related domain protein, producing the protein MARVKKTTQPRDLVRFSPKQFSAAVAFVVLLISAAFLTGYLLGGKSAKKNIRDPVASRIGHDAGNGEDNLKAGNSRSKAKNATTITFYAALTRKEGNRRKIPQAGAKEKHVPRPVQASAQVGKPGEPLGGTVIQVGSYRDRGAAEQFLKGLADSGYRGAVVRADLGPRGVWYRVRLGPYGSIMDARKALSTLKTKKAIRGFLVKPGA; encoded by the coding sequence GTGGCAAGGGTAAAAAAAACCACGCAGCCTCGTGACCTGGTACGTTTTTCACCTAAACAGTTCAGCGCTGCTGTGGCCTTCGTCGTGCTTCTCATTAGTGCGGCCTTCCTGACGGGTTACCTTCTGGGGGGCAAATCCGCCAAAAAAAACATCCGGGACCCCGTCGCCTCCAGGATAGGCCATGATGCCGGGAATGGTGAGGATAATCTGAAAGCAGGGAACAGCCGGTCGAAGGCTAAGAATGCGACCACTATTACCTTCTATGCTGCCCTGACGAGGAAGGAAGGCAACAGGAGAAAGATCCCACAGGCGGGCGCCAAAGAAAAACATGTTCCCAGGCCTGTCCAGGCGTCCGCTCAGGTTGGGAAGCCCGGAGAGCCCCTCGGTGGAACGGTAATCCAGGTGGGTTCCTACAGGGACCGCGGGGCGGCCGAGCAATTTCTCAAAGGACTGGCCGATTCGGGCTACCGTGGGGCAGTGGTCAGGGCCGATCTGGGACCGCGCGGGGTGTGGTACCGTGTCAGGCTGGGTCCATACGGATCGATCATGGACGCTCGAAAGGCTCTGTCCACATTGAAGACAAAAAAGGCCATCAGGGGGTTTCTGGTAAAGCCCGGCGCCTAG
- the zapA gene encoding cell division protein ZapA: MSGRVDVEIFGKVYTVRGDKDPEYVRKVAEYVDRKMREISEVTETVSTSRIAILASLNIADELFAMFDEADDLKAMMRQLAKKVQEAS; this comes from the coding sequence GTGTCCGGACGAGTTGATGTGGAGATTTTTGGGAAGGTCTACACCGTTAGAGGTGACAAGGATCCGGAATACGTCCGCAAGGTTGCCGAGTATGTGGATAGAAAAATGCGGGAGATCTCGGAGGTCACTGAAACCGTTTCCACCTCCCGCATTGCCATCCTGGCTTCGCTGAACATCGCTGATGAGTTGTTCGCAATGTTTGATGAGGCGGACGACCTTAAGGCCATGATGCGGCAATTGGCAAAAAAGGTCCAGGAAGCATCCTGA
- the rny gene encoding ribonuclease Y, whose protein sequence is MSADYSLVTSAVLLAVGLAAGCLVAILVQVLTGKGKNNRAAAMIEDAKRQADSLRKEAEIEAKEVLFQSRARFEEEAKEEKVELHRMEKRLIQREEHMDRKFESLDKKELDIMNREKSVAGQQRALSEKEKEYAGLLDEQRSRLETISEMTAGRAKEELKSMMIEEARFEAAKSIKLLEAEAKETADKKAREIISLAVQRYAGDYIAERAVSVVSLPNDEMKGRIIGREGRNIRSFENATGVDLIVDDTPEAVVLSVFDPIRREIARIALERLISDGRIHPARIEEVVKKVSAEIETAIREEGEKAAFDLGVHGINPELIRLIGKLKYRTSYAQNVLNHSLEVAFLCGIMASELGLNEKDAKRVGFLHDVGKAVDHEVEGSHALIGAELCRKYGESRKIINAVAAHHDEVKAGSIEAILVQAADALSAARPGARREMLETYIKRLEDLENIAVSFKGVEKSYAIQAGREVRIMVESSQIDDDQSAILAREVADRIENELAYPGQIKVTVIRETRAVDYAK, encoded by the coding sequence ATGAGCGCAGACTACAGCTTAGTCACTTCCGCAGTTCTGTTGGCAGTTGGACTAGCGGCCGGTTGCCTCGTTGCCATCCTGGTCCAGGTTCTCACCGGCAAAGGGAAAAATAACCGCGCTGCTGCAATGATTGAGGACGCTAAACGACAGGCCGACAGCTTGCGCAAGGAGGCGGAGATCGAGGCTAAGGAGGTTTTGTTCCAGTCCAGGGCCCGTTTCGAGGAGGAGGCAAAGGAGGAAAAGGTTGAACTGCATCGAATGGAAAAGAGGCTCATCCAGCGGGAGGAGCATATGGACAGAAAATTTGAGAGCCTTGATAAAAAAGAGCTGGATATCATGAACAGGGAGAAATCGGTCGCAGGGCAGCAGCGGGCGCTGTCGGAGAAGGAAAAGGAGTATGCGGGATTGCTTGATGAGCAGCGTTCCCGGCTGGAGACCATTTCCGAAATGACGGCCGGGAGGGCAAAAGAGGAACTCAAGAGCATGATGATCGAAGAGGCTCGATTCGAAGCGGCAAAAAGCATCAAGCTTCTCGAGGCCGAAGCCAAAGAAACCGCGGATAAAAAGGCTAGAGAGATCATCAGCCTTGCGGTTCAACGCTATGCCGGGGACTATATCGCTGAAAGGGCTGTCAGTGTGGTCAGCCTCCCAAACGATGAAATGAAGGGCCGGATTATCGGGCGTGAAGGAAGAAACATTCGATCCTTCGAGAACGCCACTGGAGTGGATCTGATAGTTGATGACACTCCGGAGGCGGTTGTTCTCTCTGTTTTTGATCCCATCCGGAGAGAGATCGCCAGGATCGCCCTTGAGAGGTTGATCTCCGATGGCCGGATTCACCCGGCCAGGATCGAGGAGGTCGTCAAAAAAGTTTCTGCTGAGATTGAGACCGCCATCAGAGAGGAAGGGGAGAAAGCCGCCTTTGACCTTGGTGTTCATGGAATTAATCCCGAGCTCATCCGCCTGATCGGCAAACTCAAATACAGGACCAGCTATGCCCAGAATGTGCTTAACCATTCCCTGGAGGTGGCCTTCCTGTGCGGTATTATGGCCAGTGAGCTGGGGTTGAACGAAAAGGACGCCAAAAGGGTCGGCTTCCTGCATGATGTCGGCAAAGCTGTAGACCATGAAGTGGAAGGTTCCCACGCACTTATCGGCGCGGAGCTTTGCAGGAAGTATGGGGAATCACGCAAAATTATTAACGCCGTCGCCGCCCATCACGACGAGGTAAAGGCGGGGTCGATTGAAGCTATCCTGGTCCAGGCTGCCGATGCGCTTTCCGCGGCACGGCCGGGAGCCAGAAGGGAGATGCTGGAAACATATATCAAGCGGCTGGAGGATCTGGAGAATATAGCAGTATCGTTCAAGGGTGTGGAGAAGAGCTATGCTATTCAGGCGGGCCGCGAGGTCCGGATTATGGTGGAATCAAGCCAGATTGATGACGACCAGTCCGCCATCCTGGCCAGGGAGGTGGCTGACCGTATTGAGAATGAGCTTGCCTATCCTGGGCAGATAAAAGTGACGGTGATTCGAGAGACCCGTGCGGTGGATTACGCAAAGTAG
- a CDS encoding archaeal ATPase, producing MSYLDFFRLHTEPFNNAPNERFYYNSAQHARALTRIMYVAETMKGFAVVVGDIGTGKTTLARKVLDSLPDEAYESALLIILHGEVSPEWLLRRVAGQLGVEQPGNDKIQIIGQLYRRLLQLHQMGKKAVVLIDEAQMLSSKQIMEEFRGLLNLEVTAHKLVTFIFFGLPELEHNLALDPPLLQRVAMKIRLSTLSEDATKAYIAHRLAIAGNRDELFTDNAVARVYSCSGGFPRKINILCDNALFQGFLMRRRIVDAAIVDEMALDLGFAPQPLLEQAVPSVDLSPDWVPGDEVVSLDEGISPNPVAGDPDEEDIDARFDEFFTETFEGDK from the coding sequence TTGAGTTACCTGGATTTTTTTCGGCTTCATACAGAACCGTTTAATAACGCTCCCAACGAACGTTTCTATTACAACAGCGCTCAGCATGCCCGTGCCCTGACCCGGATCATGTACGTTGCCGAAACCATGAAGGGGTTTGCGGTTGTGGTGGGCGATATCGGCACAGGCAAGACCACCCTGGCAAGGAAGGTGCTCGATAGCCTTCCCGATGAGGCCTACGAGTCTGCGCTGCTTATTATTCTCCATGGTGAGGTATCTCCTGAATGGCTTCTTCGTAGAGTTGCCGGTCAACTCGGGGTCGAACAGCCGGGGAATGACAAGATCCAGATTATAGGCCAGCTTTACCGGCGCCTTCTTCAGCTTCACCAGATGGGCAAAAAAGCCGTAGTCCTTATTGATGAGGCGCAGATGCTCAGTTCCAAACAGATTATGGAAGAGTTTCGCGGGTTGCTTAACCTGGAGGTAACCGCCCACAAGCTGGTTACGTTCATCTTCTTCGGACTTCCCGAACTGGAACATAATCTAGCTTTGGATCCGCCCCTCCTCCAGAGGGTGGCCATGAAAATCCGTCTGTCGACCCTGTCTGAGGATGCGACGAAGGCCTATATCGCCCATCGGCTGGCTATCGCCGGAAACAGGGATGAGCTCTTTACGGACAACGCTGTGGCGAGGGTATACAGCTGTTCCGGAGGCTTTCCGAGAAAGATCAACATCCTCTGCGACAATGCCCTTTTTCAGGGATTTCTGATGCGGCGAAGGATCGTGGATGCGGCCATAGTGGACGAGATGGCCCTCGACCTCGGATTTGCCCCGCAGCCTCTCCTGGAGCAGGCAGTGCCGTCCGTTGACCTTTCGCCCGACTGGGTCCCCGGAGATGAGGTGGTGTCTCTTGATGAGGGTATTTCTCCCAACCCCGTGGCTGGAGATCCGGACGAGGAGGATATTGACGCCAGATTCGATGAGTTTTTTACGGAAACCTTCGAGGGGGACAAGTGA
- a CDS encoding cellulose synthase subunit BcsC has protein sequence MASKEKLLQQAQKLLSKGSLDKAVKVFQQLVDLEPQNQRSVLRLAELLAKTGRKAAAVEQYEKVAEIHVKEDFIPKAIAVYRTVVRIDPERLSAYERLAELYKKQGLEAEALAQLQNIFELYSKSGDVPRQTEVLRVMVDMDSENLGFQVRLGEILAKSGNRKEAAKAFAAAATTLSRRGFHDRASELFEKIVALDPDNIGIREELCSHFLESGHYKEAKNEIESILKIRPDDPRMILLLGRINFQLGEDGKAEECVSRSLSLFRETGQLEQVMGEYLFVAQTHLRNGELKQAEIFFRQIIEVDPEQSIAVRGLADVFGAGGDTDSQVKALFDLGHSLEGMEDFRGAAEAYRQILDVAPQMGEARTALENLGSLEDEADLQDIIQPLGLADEVSPANLDDGGSEFDVEPLSLDGFEDLVEAGGVEADEFSQPEVVEFEIDAELETEFQAEPDAAPGAEPEIEGLPGELEEELPEIVIEDIDPVSEPASESPSPDSMPAPPESRDLVPEDTLIEADVYLRYGLHDKALDILADLETRFPGRIDVLEKLLEVQMEVAPERVPATTGNLIEALTDQGDLDKADSVYRRIAQAFPDLEGLEEVAGLLREASAEVPSEAPIDDVQPEPLDGSSESDAQLAEDPFADDMEEADFYISQGLEEDAERVYTAILEKSPDHQGAFQALANLKGQAIEMEAPQKPGSAKPHPDVSPDTVPTRGKLTIEDSVPEAGGFLDLAAELRSELADEFDEPAPAVGDQDGPITFEEIFAEFKKGIADTLGAEEYETHYNLGIAYKDMGLFDDAIGELETATGDPALLTDSMCLIAMCFVEKQDYDSAAKTIDKALESSPEKSVPGLTFQMGQIREQQEMWDSALDAYEKVKNLDPDFDDIDKTIERAGKRCGNDLKGKSAEDALQEGGLDDLLCDLIKEVEGMAQEETEGAPSDSDRGSSPNVKKNRVSYL, from the coding sequence ATGGCTAGCAAGGAAAAGCTGCTTCAACAGGCGCAGAAACTCCTTTCAAAAGGAAGCCTGGATAAGGCGGTCAAGGTTTTTCAGCAGTTGGTGGACCTTGAGCCCCAAAACCAGAGGAGCGTGCTTCGGCTTGCAGAGCTCCTTGCCAAAACCGGCAGAAAAGCTGCGGCTGTAGAGCAGTATGAGAAGGTCGCGGAGATCCATGTCAAAGAGGATTTTATACCAAAAGCTATCGCCGTTTACCGAACCGTGGTGCGCATTGACCCAGAGCGTCTGTCCGCTTATGAGAGGTTAGCCGAACTTTATAAAAAACAGGGGCTTGAAGCTGAGGCGCTGGCTCAGCTTCAGAACATCTTCGAGCTGTATAGTAAGAGCGGGGATGTTCCCAGGCAGACCGAGGTGCTCAGAGTCATGGTGGATATGGATTCTGAAAACCTCGGGTTCCAGGTGCGCCTCGGTGAGATATTGGCCAAATCAGGTAATAGGAAGGAAGCCGCGAAGGCTTTTGCTGCTGCAGCCACCACCCTTAGCCGCAGAGGGTTTCACGATCGGGCCTCGGAATTATTCGAGAAGATTGTTGCCCTCGATCCCGATAACATCGGTATTCGTGAGGAGCTGTGTTCACACTTTCTGGAGAGCGGACATTACAAGGAAGCCAAGAACGAGATCGAGTCCATTCTCAAGATCAGACCGGATGATCCGCGAATGATCCTTCTCCTTGGCCGGATTAATTTCCAACTGGGGGAAGACGGTAAGGCCGAGGAGTGTGTTTCACGGTCCCTGTCGCTGTTCAGGGAAACCGGCCAGCTGGAGCAGGTGATGGGGGAATATCTTTTTGTGGCCCAGACCCACCTGAGGAACGGTGAACTGAAGCAGGCAGAGATTTTTTTCAGACAGATAATCGAGGTTGATCCCGAACAGAGCATTGCTGTTCGGGGTCTGGCGGATGTCTTCGGCGCCGGAGGGGATACGGATTCCCAGGTCAAGGCACTGTTCGATCTGGGACATTCCCTGGAAGGGATGGAAGATTTCCGTGGTGCCGCGGAAGCCTACAGGCAAATTCTTGATGTCGCCCCTCAGATGGGTGAGGCCCGAACCGCCCTGGAAAATCTGGGAAGTCTGGAAGATGAGGCCGACCTTCAGGATATCATCCAGCCCCTGGGCCTTGCCGATGAGGTGTCTCCCGCCAATCTTGATGATGGTGGTTCGGAGTTCGATGTTGAACCCCTGTCTCTGGACGGGTTCGAGGACCTCGTGGAGGCCGGGGGCGTGGAGGCTGACGAATTCTCACAGCCTGAGGTTGTTGAATTTGAGATTGACGCGGAGCTTGAAACAGAGTTCCAGGCAGAACCCGATGCGGCACCCGGGGCGGAGCCCGAAATAGAGGGCTTGCCGGGGGAACTTGAGGAGGAACTGCCGGAAATTGTCATTGAGGATATTGATCCTGTCTCAGAACCTGCATCTGAGTCCCCATCCCCTGATTCAATGCCTGCACCGCCCGAATCGCGTGATCTTGTACCGGAAGACACCCTCATTGAGGCGGACGTCTATCTTCGATACGGCCTTCACGACAAGGCGCTCGATATTCTTGCCGATCTTGAAACCAGGTTTCCAGGGAGGATAGATGTCCTGGAAAAGCTTCTGGAAGTTCAGATGGAGGTAGCCCCGGAAAGGGTGCCTGCCACTACCGGAAACCTCATAGAGGCGCTGACCGACCAGGGCGACCTGGACAAGGCGGACAGTGTTTACAGGAGGATTGCCCAGGCTTTTCCCGACCTCGAGGGATTGGAGGAGGTTGCCGGCCTGCTCCGGGAGGCTTCTGCTGAGGTTCCATCTGAAGCCCCGATTGATGATGTTCAGCCGGAGCCTTTGGACGGCTCTTCCGAATCCGATGCACAGCTTGCTGAGGACCCGTTTGCCGATGACATGGAAGAGGCGGATTTCTACATTTCTCAAGGACTCGAGGAGGATGCAGAAAGGGTTTATACTGCTATTTTGGAAAAGTCGCCGGACCATCAGGGCGCTTTCCAGGCCCTTGCAAATCTAAAAGGGCAGGCAATCGAAATGGAGGCCCCTCAGAAACCGGGAAGCGCGAAACCGCATCCGGATGTAAGCCCGGATACAGTGCCGACGAGAGGGAAACTCACCATAGAGGATTCTGTCCCGGAGGCCGGCGGGTTTCTGGATCTGGCTGCGGAGTTGAGGTCCGAACTCGCCGATGAATTTGATGAACCCGCTCCTGCCGTCGGCGATCAGGATGGCCCCATTACATTTGAGGAGATCTTCGCTGAGTTCAAAAAAGGAATTGCTGATACTCTTGGCGCTGAGGAGTACGAGACCCACTATAACCTGGGCATTGCCTATAAGGATATGGGTCTGTTTGATGATGCCATTGGGGAACTTGAAACCGCCACCGGCGACCCAGCGCTGCTGACGGACAGCATGTGCCTTATCGCCATGTGTTTTGTGGAAAAACAGGACTACGATTCGGCTGCCAAGACCATCGATAAGGCCCTCGAATCATCTCCCGAAAAGAGTGTGCCTGGGCTCACTTTCCAGATGGGACAGATCAGAGAGCAGCAGGAGATGTGGGATTCGGCCCTTGATGCCTATGAAAAGGTTAAGAATCTGGACCCGGATTTCGATGATATCGACAAAACAATAGAACGGGCTGGAAAACGGTGTGGGAACGATTTGAAAGGGAAAAGCGCGGAGGATGCCCTCCAGGAGGGAGGCCTTGATGACCTGCTGTGCGATCTTATCAAGGAGGTTGAGGGAATGGCTCAGGAGGAGACCGAAGGTGCACCTTCGGATAGCGATAGGGGGTCTTCTCCCAATGTAAAGAAGAACCGTGTTTCCTACCTGTAA
- a CDS encoding 5-formyltetrahydrofolate cyclo-ligase family protein has translation MSKYLIEKKERVRERMKKIRQGLSHSQIRRGSQAVAGKALSRDDVRSADLFCTYASVGGEIETDEIILSLIEEGKTVAVPDWEGWRTGSGLRIIQINGARDLLTDQRIVPQPRIRMDRIIPVERVDIFFVPGLAFDLSGNRIGMGGGYFDRLLALASPSSIMLGLAHDFQVIENLPTGDRDIPVNHVITPRRVENRQDFHKIEEVQNR, from the coding sequence TTGTCAAAATACCTGATTGAAAAAAAAGAGAGGGTCCGTGAGCGGATGAAAAAAATCCGACAGGGGCTCAGTCACTCTCAAATAAGGAGAGGAAGCCAGGCCGTAGCCGGGAAGGCCCTTTCTCGCGATGATGTCAGGTCGGCCGATCTGTTCTGCACGTACGCTTCCGTCGGGGGTGAGATTGAAACTGATGAAATAATACTTTCCCTGATTGAGGAAGGTAAAACAGTCGCGGTACCGGACTGGGAAGGGTGGAGGACAGGTTCCGGCCTGAGGATAATTCAGATCAACGGGGCACGCGACCTGTTGACTGATCAGCGGATTGTCCCACAACCTCGAATCCGCATGGACCGGATTATCCCGGTTGAGCGGGTGGATATCTTTTTCGTCCCGGGACTTGCATTCGACCTGTCAGGCAACCGAATCGGCATGGGAGGGGGATATTTCGACCGTCTCCTGGCCCTCGCCTCTCCATCGTCAATCATGCTCGGACTTGCCCATGATTTTCAGGTGATCGAAAACCTTCCCACCGGAGACCGCGATATACCCGTTAACCACGTCATTACTCCCCGCCGCGTGGAAAACCGGCAGGATTTTCATAAAATAGAGGAGGTACAGAACAGATGA
- the xseA gene encoding exodeoxyribonuclease 7 large subunit translates to MPNHLTDRFPLDEITVGRPGTLTVTELTRLVKGALQAGFPPLWVEGEIADFRPSPSGHLYLNLKDRYSQLRVVMFRREASRLPFIPEDGMQVLVFGTLGVYERRGVYQFVATEIEPRGLGALREAIDQLRKRLESEGLFARDQKRSLPSYPRTIGVVTSPTGAAIRDILRVFYERESSVNVVLSPALVQGAQAPESILAAMENITGLPEVDAIIIGRGGGSFEDLLAFSDERVVRAVASCPVPIISAVGHEIDMALTDLCADVRAPTPSAAAEMVAKSRKETDAILSNLAYRLGSRVHLILKGAQGRLSGADAKLVHPRHLLEQGRMRIDDLTYRLTVPVRSRVERCRSRLLRLEGKLDSLGPQAVLDRGYAVVRKDGGRVVTAAHEVNEGEMLSVDLSRGRIRARVVK, encoded by the coding sequence TTGCCAAATCACTTGACCGATCGGTTTCCCCTTGACGAAATTACCGTGGGCAGACCGGGAACTCTGACAGTCACCGAGCTGACCAGGCTTGTTAAGGGAGCCCTCCAGGCGGGGTTTCCTCCCCTGTGGGTTGAGGGGGAAATTGCCGATTTTCGGCCCTCTCCAAGCGGCCATCTCTATCTTAATCTCAAGGACCGATATTCACAGCTAAGGGTTGTGATGTTTCGAAGAGAAGCGTCCCGTCTGCCTTTTATCCCGGAGGATGGGATGCAGGTCCTGGTTTTCGGGACACTTGGCGTGTATGAGAGAAGGGGTGTCTACCAGTTCGTTGCCACGGAAATCGAACCCCGTGGGTTGGGGGCCCTTCGTGAGGCCATTGATCAACTCCGAAAGCGCCTGGAGAGTGAAGGGCTGTTTGCCAGGGACCAAAAGCGGTCTCTGCCGTCGTACCCCAGGACAATCGGCGTGGTTACATCCCCCACCGGAGCGGCCATAAGGGATATTCTGAGAGTTTTTTACGAGAGGGAATCCTCCGTCAATGTTGTCCTGTCGCCGGCGCTGGTTCAGGGGGCGCAGGCCCCGGAATCCATCCTTGCCGCCATGGAGAACATAACCGGTTTGCCTGAGGTTGATGCCATTATAATAGGGCGAGGGGGCGGTTCCTTCGAGGATCTTCTGGCATTTTCGGACGAGAGGGTGGTCAGAGCGGTGGCGTCATGCCCTGTTCCGATCATCTCTGCGGTGGGGCATGAAATAGATATGGCATTGACTGATCTATGCGCGGATGTCCGTGCGCCGACCCCTTCGGCGGCGGCCGAGATGGTGGCGAAAAGCAGGAAAGAGACTGACGCGATACTTTCGAACCTTGCCTACAGGCTTGGTTCCCGGGTACATCTGATATTGAAAGGCGCGCAGGGGAGATTGTCGGGAGCTGATGCGAAGCTCGTACACCCGCGCCACCTCCTTGAGCAGGGCAGGATGAGGATAGATGATCTCACTTACCGCCTGACTGTTCCCGTTCGCTCCCGGGTTGAAAGGTGCCGGTCCCGTCTTCTGAGGCTTGAGGGAAAGCTTGATTCTCTGGGGCCCCAGGCGGTTCTTGACAGGGGATATGCTGTCGTGAGGAAGGACGGTGGACGTGTGGTGACCGCAGCCCATGAGGTTAATGAGGGTGAAATGCTCTCCGTTGATCTGTCAAGGGGCAGAATCAGGGCACGGGTGGTGAAATAG
- the argS gene encoding arginine--tRNA ligase — translation MRGSLSKIVASALNDCAEGKLPSGIDLPPVVIELTRDRRFGDYSTNAAMILSSRINANPRALAADLAERIFKADGGRTLEKVDVAGPGFVNFTMAASCWARALRTVLRDGRKFAEGAIGHGKKVMVEFVSANPTGPLHVGHGRGAVLGDTLANLLESSGFEVKREYYVNDAGNQIRTLGHSVYARYLDLSGEPGTFPEGGYLGEYIKEFALDLLNTAGDKYRVMDKDEAIDEIAGYAAGRILKDIREDLEEFGVRFDVWFSEKELFDGGEVRETLESLENEGYLYRDEGALWFRSTDDDDDKDRVVIKADGSLTYFASDVAYHRNKFNRGFDRVINIWGADHHGYVARMKAGVRALGRSSDDIQILLVQLVNLLRKGKPVAMSTRAGEFVTLREVRNEVGRDAARFIFLTRKADSKLDFDLELAKERSNDNPVFYVQYAHARICSILRNARDNGIRESACAGADLSLLSLPEERELLRHVASLPDVIEGAALAMEPHRLTTYLNAIAATWHSYYNHHRVLTDDPDLTVARLALVIGVRTAIAKALSILGVSAPERM, via the coding sequence GTGAGAGGGTCGTTGTCGAAAATAGTCGCCAGTGCACTTAATGACTGCGCCGAGGGGAAGTTGCCCTCTGGAATAGATCTCCCGCCCGTGGTAATTGAGTTGACTCGCGACAGGAGGTTTGGAGATTATTCCACTAATGCCGCCATGATTTTGTCCTCTCGCATTAACGCAAACCCAAGGGCTCTGGCCGCGGATCTGGCCGAAAGAATCTTTAAGGCCGACGGTGGAAGAACCCTGGAAAAAGTGGATGTCGCCGGTCCCGGATTTGTCAATTTTACCATGGCCGCATCCTGTTGGGCCAGGGCACTCAGGACGGTTCTCAGGGATGGCAGGAAATTTGCTGAAGGGGCCATCGGCCATGGTAAAAAGGTCATGGTGGAGTTTGTCAGCGCGAATCCGACGGGCCCGCTTCATGTCGGCCATGGGCGCGGAGCAGTTCTCGGTGATACACTTGCCAACCTGCTTGAGTCGTCCGGATTCGAGGTCAAGAGGGAATACTACGTCAATGATGCCGGCAATCAGATCAGGACCCTGGGCCATTCGGTCTACGCAAGGTATCTCGATCTTTCCGGAGAACCCGGGACTTTTCCGGAAGGAGGCTACCTGGGCGAGTACATAAAGGAATTTGCTCTGGATCTCCTGAACACCGCTGGAGATAAATATCGGGTGATGGATAAGGATGAGGCCATCGATGAGATCGCCGGCTACGCCGCAGGGAGAATTCTGAAAGATATAAGGGAGGATCTGGAGGAGTTCGGTGTCCGGTTTGACGTCTGGTTTTCAGAGAAGGAGCTTTTTGACGGAGGTGAGGTCAGGGAGACCCTGGAATCTCTGGAAAATGAGGGTTATCTTTATCGCGATGAGGGCGCTCTCTGGTTCAGGTCCACTGACGATGATGATGACAAGGACAGGGTTGTTATCAAGGCGGACGGTTCTCTGACCTATTTTGCCTCGGATGTGGCCTATCACCGAAACAAGTTCAATCGTGGTTTCGACAGGGTCATCAATATATGGGGCGCCGATCACCATGGTTACGTGGCCCGAATGAAGGCCGGCGTCCGGGCTCTTGGGAGGAGCAGCGATGACATCCAGATCCTCCTCGTTCAGCTTGTGAACCTTTTAAGAAAGGGTAAACCTGTCGCAATGTCCACCCGTGCCGGAGAGTTCGTGACCCTCCGCGAGGTCAGGAATGAGGTTGGCCGTGATGCGGCCCGATTCATCTTCCTCACCAGAAAGGCCGACAGTAAACTGGATTTCGACCTGGAACTGGCCAAGGAACGCAGCAACGACAATCCGGTTTTTTACGTGCAGTACGCCCATGCCAGGATCTGCAGCATCCTGCGCAACGCCCGCGATAACGGTATTCGTGAGTCAGCATGTGCCGGTGCAGACCTTTCATTACTGTCGCTGCCTGAAGAGAGAGAGCTGTTGCGGCATGTCGCTTCTCTTCCTGACGTGATCGAAGGGGCCGCCCTGGCCATGGAGCCCCACAGGTTGACCACGTATCTTAACGCCATCGCGGCTACCTGGCACAGTTACTACAATCACCACAGAGTGCTGACCGATGATCCTGATCTGACTGTCGCCAGGCTGGCGCTCGTGATCGGGGTCCGTACCGCTATCGCCAAGGCCCTTTCCATCCTGGGAGTATCCGCCCCCGAGAGGATGTGA
- the ywqE gene encoding tyrosine-protein phosphatase YwqE has product MIDLHSHILPGLDDGPDEMDGSIAIVKVLAELGFVHLFATPHHRLSTWRSLEPGVVEAGAMRLESFARKKGFSVQIHPGMEYDLDESMEDRVADRPGNAGHVLVDLGFYHCPQNLAEMLAPVQKSGIQVIVVHPERNNDLLDEVDTMEAIEALGIRFLGNLGSLGGMYGKEIRRRGMRYLEGGRYWALATDIHRARQAGLLERGMREAERIVGSEGMKRLLSEHPMDLVRGLEVNK; this is encoded by the coding sequence ATGATAGATCTTCATTCCCATATCCTCCCCGGGCTTGATGACGGTCCTGATGAAATGGACGGCTCAATAGCCATCGTCAAGGTCCTGGCGGAGTTGGGATTTGTTCACCTGTTTGCCACCCCCCACCACCGACTATCTACATGGAGGAGCCTGGAACCCGGCGTTGTGGAGGCCGGCGCCATGCGTCTGGAGTCCTTCGCCCGAAAAAAAGGGTTCTCCGTTCAAATCCATCCCGGGATGGAATACGACCTTGATGAAAGCATGGAAGATCGCGTGGCGGATCGCCCTGGTAACGCCGGCCATGTCCTTGTGGACCTGGGATTTTACCATTGTCCACAGAACCTTGCGGAAATGCTCGCACCGGTGCAGAAATCGGGAATCCAGGTTATCGTTGTTCACCCCGAACGGAATAACGATCTGCTGGATGAGGTGGACACGATGGAAGCCATCGAGGCTCTTGGAATCAGATTTCTCGGCAATCTCGGCAGTCTCGGTGGAATGTACGGAAAAGAGATCCGCCGGCGCGGAATGAGGTATCTTGAGGGAGGACGCTACTGGGCGCTGGCCACCGATATCCATCGGGCGCGCCAGGCAGGTTTGCTCGAAAGGGGGATGAGAGAAGCCGAGCGGATAGTTGGGTCCGAAGGGATGAAGCGCCTTCTGAGTGAGCATCCCATGGATCTTGTACGCGGACTGGAGGTAAACAAGTGA